Proteins encoded in a region of the Phoenix dactylifera cultivar Barhee BC4 chromosome 3, palm_55x_up_171113_PBpolish2nd_filt_p, whole genome shotgun sequence genome:
- the LOC103709502 gene encoding uncharacterized protein LOC103709502 isoform X5 gives MTAFAVVQGTYLMYIGDENGLFSVLKYNDEDGKLLRLPYHIPANVVTAGISFVSPQPIIGILPQPCTSGTRVLIAYENGLLILWDISEGQVVTVRGYTDLQLKGDVHTDSSTGVANELSGNLADHEEEEKEICSLCWASNTGSVLAVGYINGDILLWNISSNSSTKGQQTGISSNNVVKLQLASGNRRLPVIVLHWSASGKADIDKGGQLFVYGGDEMGSEEVLTILSLEWSSGIETLRCISRVDLNLNGSFADMILVPNAGSLENCSTAALFVLTNPGQLHVYDGALLSMLTSEEKPSVQAEKFPDAVPTIDPRMTVTKLCRLPMGGNSSQGLLKKDYAKKIAIPNLSAGTKWPLTGGIPSEMSSDNYAVERIFIAGYEDGSVRIWDVTYPIMELMFVLESKVPGVKVDGENASVSSLAFCSISMTLAVGDECGLVRVYKLHESTDGSTVHFVTETKHEVQIVHHGKGFHCIAAFAILNLPIRTLQFTNSGDRLAVGFKDGQVAMLDMQSLSVMFHTDYMAGRNSPVIYIYVHAIPQNSVPVKSPKQASLERPTDSAETVLILTKDAHVIIIDSITGDMISQQVHPKDSVAISMYVIEGSSAISKVASEKYPQHISDDNSSQSETEKNNNTNESMTQEVEQHCSSDTSDCCETLVDPLLLLCCEDAIWLYSLKSVIQGDSSFIRKVNLLKHCCWSTTFTKRDEKTRQLILLYQTGDIEIRSLPGLEPVAEGSLMSSLRWSFKTNMDKTMSSSDNGQIALVNGCELAFLSHVASANDFRIPESLPCLHDKVVAAAADAAINLSISQKKKQNTAPGIFGGIMRGLKGGRTENSPNNIDSISRYGSSQQLEELFSRVPFSNIPATTTGDPEVAELSIDDIEIDDILPTTSTSTSSVVNKSYTIDEEEERNKLFEGSTSDMKPRMRTTQEILTQYRFAGDASAAAAHARDKLAERQEKLQRLSQRTEELQSGAENFADMANELVKTMEKKKWWKI, from the exons AGTGCTGATTGCCTATGAGAATGGACTTTTAATTCTGTGGGATATATCTGAGGGCCAGGTTGTTACTGTAAGAGGTTACACAGATCTTCAATTGAAGGGTGACGTGCACACTGATTCTTCAACTGGAGTGGCCAATGAGCTTTCAGGCAATTTGGCTGAccatgaagaagaggagaaagaaatttGTTCTCTCTGCTGGGCATCTAATACTGGTTCTGTCCTTGCCGTGGGTTACATAAATGGAGATATATTATTGTGGAACATTTCCTCAAATTCCTCTACAAAAGGGCAACAAACTGGGATATCATCTAATAATGTTGTTAAGCTACAGCTGGCATCTGGAAATCGTAGGCTACCTGTCATTGTCTTACACTGGTCTGCAAGTGGTAAAGCAGATATTGATAAAGGAGGGCAACTTTTTGTATATGGCGGTGATGAAATGGGATCTGAAGAAGTTCTAACG ATTCTCAGTCTTGAATGGTCCTCCGGAATAGAGACTTTAAGGTGCATTTCTCGTGTGGACCTCAATCTTAATGGATCTTTTGCAGACATGATTTTAGTACCTAATGCTGGATCACTGGAGAACTGTTCCACTGCTGCACTTTTTGTATTGACAAATCCTGGACAACTACATGTTTATGATGGCGCTTTGTTGTCTATGTTGACATCTGAAGAAAAGCCTTCTGTTCAAGCTGAGAAATTTCCTGATGCAGTACCGACTATCGATCCACGTATGACTGTTACAAAGCTCTGTCGGCTACCCATGGGCGGAAATTCTTCCCAGGGTTTGTTGAAG AAGGATTACGCTAAAAAAATTGCAATACCTAACCTATCAGCGGGTACAAAGTGGCCTTTGACTGGTGGGATCCCCAGTGAGATGTCATCTGACAATTATGCAGTTGAAAGAATATTTATAGCAGGTTATGAAGATGGATCTGTGAGAATATGGGATGTAACATATCCAATCATGGAACTAATGTTTGTTCTAGAAAGCAAG GTCCCAGGTGTCAAAGTAGATGGTGAAAATGCTTCAGTATCATCCCTGGCCTTTTGTTCTATAAGTATGACTTTGGCTGTTGGCGATGAATGTGGTCTG gTTCGTGTCTATAAGCTTCATGAGAGCACTGATGGATCAACTGTTCACTTTGTCACTGAAACTAAACATGAAG TTCAAATTGTGCATCATGGAAAAGGATTTCATTGCATTGCAGCCTTTGCTATCCTAAATTTACCCATTCGAACCCTTCAATTTACAAATTCTGGAGACAGACTTGCTGTAGGTTTCAAAGATGGACAG GTGGCAATGCTTGATATGCAATCACTATCTGTCATGTTTCATACAGATTATATGGCTGGAAGAAACTCTCCTGTAatttatatatatgtgcatGCTATTCCCCAAAACAGTGTCCCAGTAAAAAGTCCAAAGCAAGCAAGCCTCGAAAGGCCAACAGACTCTGCAGAGACAGTACTCATCTTAACCAAGGATGCACATGTTATAATCATCGATAGCATAACAGGTGATATGATTTCACAACAAGTGCATCCAAAGGACTCTGTTGCAATCTCCATGTATGTCATAG AGGGAAGTAGTGCAATCTCCAAAGTGGCTAGTGAGAAATACCCCCAACATATTTCTGATGATAATTCTTCCCAAAGTGAAActgagaaaaataataataccaATGAAAGCATGACACAAGAAGTTGAACAGCACTGCTCTAGTGATACTTCAGACTGCTGTGAAACATTGGTGGATCCACTTCTTTTACTCTGTTGCGAGGATGCAATATGGTTGTATTCTCTGAAGTCTGTGATCCAG GGGGACAGCAGCTTTATTCGTAAAGTGAACCTTTTAAAACATTGTTGTTGGTCAACAACTTTTACAAAGAGAGACGAAAAGACACGTCAACTGATATTACTTTACCAGACGGGAGATATAGAGATAAG GTCATTACCGGGTTTGGAACCTGTGGCCGAAGGGTCCTTAATGTCAAGTCTAAGATGGAGCTTCAAGACAAACATGGATAAAACCATGAGCTCCTCTGATAACGGGCAGATTGCTTTG GTTAATGGATGTGAACTTGCTTTCCTCTCTCATGTGGCTAGTGCAAATGACTTCAG GATTCCAGAATCTTTACCATGCCTTCATGATAAAGTTGTTGCAGCTGCTGCTGACGCTGCCATTAATCTTTCTATAAGTCAGAAAAAGAAACAG AATACGGCTCCTGGGATTTTTGGTGGTATCATGAGAGGACTTAAAGGGGGTAGAACAGAGAATAGTCCCAATAATATTGATAGCATTTCTAGATATGGTTCTAGTCAGCAATTGGAAGAGTTATTTTCAAGGGTTCCATTTTCCAATATTCCGGCCACTACCACTGGTGACCCGGAAGTTGCTGAACTGAGCattg ATGACATTGAGATTGATGATATATTACCTACAACATCCACTTCAACTTCATCCGTTGTAAATAAGAGTTATACAATAG atgaggaggaggagagaaacaAATTATTTGAGGGTTCGACTAGTGATATGAAGCCAAGAATGAGGACAACTCAAGAAATCCTGACTCAGTATCGATTTGCAGGG GATGCCTCTGCAGCAGCAGCTCATGCAAGAGATAAGCTTGCAGAGAGGCAGGAAAAGCTTCAG AGATTGAGCCAACGAACTGAGGAGTTGCAAAGTGGGGCTGAAAATTTCGCTGATATGGCAAATGAACTAGTGAAAACAATGGAAAAGAAGAAGTGGTGGAAAATATAA